From the genome of Deinococcus sp. JMULE3, one region includes:
- a CDS encoding helix-turn-helix transcriptional regulator, protein MNEEIRAAVNARLKEKGLSRADLARAVDAHPNAITRALNDTGGRGGSIPPLWAAILEALDLRLTVEPGQGSKTGEEGQA, encoded by the coding sequence ATGAATGAAGAGATACGGGCAGCCGTGAATGCCCGCCTGAAAGAGAAGGGCCTGAGTCGCGCAGACCTTGCCCGCGCCGTGGATGCCCACCCAAACGCGATAACGCGCGCCCTGAATGACACCGGGGGGCGGGGTGGCTCGATTCCCCCCCTGTGGGCCGCGATTCTCGAGGCGCTAGACCTGCGCCTGACGGTGGAACCTGGGCAGGGGTCGAAGACCGGCGAAGAGGGGCAGGCGTGA
- a CDS encoding tyrosine-type recombinase/integrase, which yields MLSPHALRHSTGTYLISRGEDPVSVAALLGHAQVSTTLNIYAHALPGKLRGLGYGLADLQGPQVRAGDAAQGGGPDGAGDGGDVPGEGKTRGAVSPVRRAVRKGGPRRKA from the coding sequence GTGCTGTCCCCGCACGCGCTGCGCCACAGCACGGGGACTTACCTCATCTCGAGGGGCGAAGACCCGGTGAGCGTGGCGGCTCTCTTGGGTCACGCGCAGGTGAGTACGACACTGAACATTTACGCGCACGCCCTGCCGGGGAAGCTGCGGGGCCTGGGGTATGGGCTGGCGGACCTGCAGGGGCCGCAGGTGCGGGCGGGGGACGCGGCGCAGGGCGGCGGGCCGGACGGGGCGGGGGATGGTGGGGACGTGCCCGGCGAAGGGAAGACGCGGGGGGCGGTGTCCCCGGTGCGCCGGGCGGTCAGGAAGGGCGGGCCGCGCCGGAAAGCTTAG
- the ffh gene encoding signal recognition particle protein: MFESLGNKLQDILDRVGKERQLTEAQVKAAMREIRMALLEADVNFGVAKDFVARVSEKAVGQSVEGSLNAGQTVVKLVHDELIETLGGKAAQPELKTERNVWFMVGLQGAGKTTSTGKLAAHYKSKGRRVLLVAADTQRPAARDQLEVLAKQVGVPVLKVADGESPAETKRRVDEHLKTDFRDLVIVDTAGRLQIDEALMDQLADLQTAMQPTESLLVVDAMTGQEALNVAQTFDQRVNVTGLIVTKMDGDARGGAALSARTVTGKPIYFAGVSEKIAGLEPFYPDRVAGRILGMGDVLGLIERAQQADLKAMEVKKPGDFDLEDLLLQLRQIRKMGPLGDLLKLIPGMSRALPEGFNIDEAQLQRIDAMISSMTVKERRNPKIIDGRRRKRIAAGSGHSVQDINKLLKMHEQMKDMMKMLQRMSGPGGKGMKPPRMPNVPPSLKR, translated from the coding sequence ATGTTTGAGTCCCTTGGGAATAAGTTGCAGGACATCCTCGACCGGGTGGGCAAGGAGCGCCAGCTGACCGAGGCGCAGGTCAAGGCGGCCATGCGCGAGATCCGCATGGCGCTGCTGGAAGCCGACGTGAACTTCGGCGTGGCGAAGGACTTCGTGGCCCGCGTGAGCGAGAAGGCCGTGGGGCAGTCCGTGGAGGGCAGCCTGAACGCCGGGCAGACCGTCGTGAAACTCGTGCACGACGAACTGATCGAGACGCTGGGCGGCAAGGCCGCGCAACCCGAACTGAAAACCGAGAGGAACGTGTGGTTCATGGTCGGCCTCCAGGGGGCCGGGAAGACCACCAGCACCGGCAAGCTCGCCGCGCACTACAAGAGCAAGGGCCGCCGCGTCCTGCTGGTCGCGGCCGACACGCAGCGCCCCGCCGCGCGCGACCAGCTCGAAGTCCTCGCCAAGCAGGTGGGCGTGCCCGTTCTGAAAGTCGCGGACGGCGAGAGCCCCGCCGAGACGAAACGCCGCGTGGACGAGCACCTGAAAACCGACTTCCGTGACCTCGTGATCGTGGACACCGCCGGCCGCCTCCAGATCGACGAGGCACTCATGGATCAGCTGGCCGACCTGCAGACCGCCATGCAGCCCACCGAGAGCCTGCTCGTCGTGGACGCCATGACCGGCCAGGAAGCGCTGAACGTCGCGCAGACCTTCGACCAGCGCGTGAACGTCACGGGCCTGATCGTCACGAAGATGGACGGCGACGCGCGCGGCGGCGCGGCCCTCTCGGCACGCACCGTGACCGGCAAACCCATCTACTTCGCGGGCGTCAGCGAGAAGATCGCGGGCCTGGAACCCTTCTACCCCGACCGGGTCGCCGGCCGCATCCTCGGCATGGGCGACGTGCTCGGCCTGATCGAACGCGCGCAGCAGGCCGACCTGAAGGCCATGGAAGTCAAGAAACCCGGCGACTTCGACCTGGAGGACCTGCTGCTGCAACTGCGGCAGATCCGCAAGATGGGCCCGCTGGGTGACCTGCTGAAACTCATTCCCGGCATGAGCCGCGCGCTGCCCGAGGGCTTCAACATCGACGAGGCGCAGCTGCAGCGCATCGACGCGATGATCAGCTCCATGACCGTCAAGGAACGCCGCAACCCCAAGATCATCGACGGGCGCCGCCGCAAACGCATCGCCGCCGGCAGCGGGCACAGCGTGCAGGACATCAACAAACTCCTGAAGATGCACGAGCAGATGAAGGACATGATGAAGATGCTCCAGCGCATGAGCGGCCCCGGCGGCAAGGGCATGAAACCACCCCGCATGCCGAACGTCCCCCCCAGCCTCAAACGCTGA
- a CDS encoding nucleoside triphosphate pyrophosphohydrolase, whose protein sequence is MGKLVRDRIPELFGGQTHLLNGEEYRAALRAKLEEEVAEYLESGEPGELADVLEVLRALAALHDLTPEDLEALRRAKADARGGFAGRVWWTPT, encoded by the coding sequence ATGGGCAAACTCGTGCGTGACCGCATCCCGGAACTGTTCGGTGGCCAGACCCACCTGCTGAATGGGGAGGAGTACCGCGCCGCGCTGCGCGCCAAGCTGGAGGAGGAGGTCGCGGAGTACCTGGAGTCCGGCGAACCCGGGGAACTGGCCGACGTGCTGGAGGTGCTGCGCGCTCTGGCGGCCCTGCACGACCTGACCCCCGAGGACCTGGAGGCGCTGCGCCGCGCGAAGGCGGACGCGCGCGGTGGGTTCGCGGGCCGGGTGTGGTGGACGCCAACCTAA
- a CDS encoding acetyl-CoA C-acetyltransferase, which translates to MQRAVIVAASRTPTGKFLGSLESVSAVDLGATTLRETLRRSGLDAALIEEVVMGQVVQAGSGQNPARQAALKAGLTNDVGALTINKVCGSGLKAVILAAQSIRAGDQHAVLAGGMESMSNAPHLLPGARKGYRLGHAQVLDANTHDGLWCSINDEGMGLTGERVAEKYAITREEQDAYATQSHRRAIAAQQEGRFADEIVPVTVRGRKGDTVVDTDEGPRADTSEETLGRLKPAFKKDGSVTAGNAPGLNDGAASLMVVSADFAQAHGLTPLAEIVDYATGGLAPEWVMMTPVPATQKLLTKLGWQAGDVDLWELNEAFSVQSLAVARELGLDPARVNVNGGAVALGHPIGASGARILVTLLHALKQQNKETGIATLCMGGGNGLALAVRRVG; encoded by the coding sequence ATGCAAAGAGCAGTGATCGTCGCGGCCAGCCGCACGCCCACCGGGAAGTTCCTCGGCAGCCTCGAGAGCGTCAGCGCCGTCGACCTGGGCGCCACCACCCTCCGCGAAACCCTGCGCCGCAGCGGCCTGGACGCAGCACTCATCGAGGAAGTCGTCATGGGGCAGGTCGTGCAGGCGGGCAGCGGGCAGAACCCCGCCCGGCAGGCCGCCCTGAAAGCCGGACTGACCAACGATGTCGGGGCGCTGACCATCAACAAGGTGTGCGGCAGTGGCCTGAAAGCCGTGATCCTCGCCGCGCAGAGCATCCGCGCCGGGGACCAGCACGCCGTCCTCGCCGGGGGCATGGAAAGCATGAGCAACGCCCCGCACCTGCTTCCCGGCGCACGCAAGGGCTACCGCCTGGGCCACGCGCAGGTCCTCGACGCGAACACCCACGACGGCCTGTGGTGTTCCATCAATGACGAGGGCATGGGCCTGACCGGTGAACGCGTCGCCGAGAAGTACGCCATCACCCGCGAGGAACAGGACGCCTACGCCACGCAGAGCCACCGCCGCGCCATCGCCGCGCAGCAGGAAGGCCGCTTTGCCGATGAGATCGTGCCTGTCACCGTCAGGGGCCGCAAGGGCGACACCGTCGTCGACACCGACGAGGGCCCCCGCGCCGACACCAGCGAGGAAACCCTGGGCCGCCTCAAACCCGCCTTCAAGAAGGATGGCAGCGTCACCGCCGGGAACGCCCCCGGCCTGAACGACGGCGCCGCCAGCCTGATGGTCGTCAGCGCCGACTTCGCCCAGGCGCACGGCCTGACCCCCCTGGCCGAGATCGTCGACTACGCCACCGGCGGCCTCGCCCCCGAGTGGGTCATGATGACGCCCGTCCCCGCCACGCAGAAACTCCTGACCAAACTCGGCTGGCAGGCGGGCGACGTGGACCTGTGGGAACTCAACGAGGCGTTCAGCGTCCAGAGCCTCGCCGTCGCCCGCGAACTCGGCCTCGACCCCGCCCGCGTCAACGTGAACGGCGGCGCCGTCGCCCTCGGCCATCCCATTGGCGCCAGCGGCGCGCGCATCCTCGTGACCCTCCTGCACGCCCTGAAGCAGCAGAACAAGGAAACGGGCATCGCCACCCTGTGCATGGGCGGCGGCAATGGCCTCGCCCTGGCCGTCCGGAGGGTAGGCTGA
- a CDS encoding YciI family protein yields MTTLWIIESTYLKPTDEIAKVTPAHREWLDQHYRSGVFLTSGRKVDNTGGVIVAQADTLQELVDLFDHDPFVQAGCSRYKYTAFNPVKRGRAVQIEGVPLVE; encoded by the coding sequence ATGACGACCCTGTGGATCATCGAGAGCACCTACCTCAAACCCACCGACGAGATCGCCAAGGTCACCCCCGCCCACCGCGAATGGCTCGACCAGCACTACCGCAGCGGCGTGTTCCTCACCAGCGGCCGCAAGGTCGACAACACCGGCGGCGTGATCGTCGCGCAGGCCGACACCCTGCAGGAGCTCGTGGACCTGTTCGACCACGACCCCTTCGTCCAGGCGGGCTGCTCCCGCTACAAGTACACCGCCTTCAACCCCGTCAAACGCGGCCGGGCCGTGCAGATCGAGGGTGTCCCGCTCGTCGAGTAG
- a CDS encoding 3-hydroxyacyl-CoA dehydrogenase family protein, with protein sequence MKFGVIGAGQMGGGIAQVAAQSGFTVVVQDVKQEFLDRGRAVIEKSLAKLHEKGRLTDTPDVILGRMEFTTDLTAFADCDLVVEAIVENEGVKGDLFRQLGQIVKPDGILASNTSSIPITALASASGRPEKFIGMHFMNPVPLMQLVEVIRGYSTSDETAQFVTQTAERMGKTPLACNDFPGFVSNRILMPMLNEAIQCVMEGVAEPEAIDGIMKLGMNHPMGPLTLADFIGLDTCLAIMEVLHRGLGDDKYRPSPLLRKMVQAGLLGRKSGQGFYTY encoded by the coding sequence ATGAAATTCGGAGTGATCGGAGCTGGACAGATGGGCGGTGGCATCGCGCAGGTCGCCGCGCAGAGCGGATTTACCGTGGTCGTGCAGGACGTGAAGCAGGAGTTCCTGGACCGGGGCCGCGCCGTGATCGAGAAATCACTGGCCAAACTGCATGAGAAGGGCCGCCTGACGGACACGCCGGACGTGATCCTGGGCCGCATGGAGTTCACGACGGACCTGACCGCGTTCGCGGACTGCGATCTGGTCGTGGAGGCCATCGTGGAGAACGAGGGGGTGAAGGGTGACCTGTTCCGGCAGCTGGGGCAGATCGTGAAGCCGGACGGCATCCTGGCGAGCAACACGAGCAGCATTCCGATCACGGCGCTGGCGAGCGCGTCGGGCCGACCGGAGAAGTTCATCGGGATGCACTTCATGAACCCCGTGCCGCTGATGCAGCTCGTGGAGGTCATCCGGGGCTACAGCACCAGCGACGAGACGGCGCAGTTCGTCACGCAGACCGCCGAGCGGATGGGGAAGACCCCGCTGGCCTGCAACGACTTCCCCGGCTTCGTCAGCAACCGCATCCTGATGCCCATGCTGAATGAGGCCATCCAGTGCGTCATGGAAGGCGTCGCGGAACCCGAAGCCATCGACGGGATCATGAAGCTCGGCATGAACCACCCCATGGGCCCGCTGACCCTGGCGGACTTCATCGGGCTGGACACCTGCCTCGCCATCATGGAAGTCCTGCACAGGGGGCTGGGGGACGACAAGTACCGTCCCAGCCCGCTGCTGCGCAAGATGGTGCAGGCGGGTCTGCTGGGCCGCAAGAGCGGTCAGGGTTTCTACACGTACTGA
- a CDS encoding peroxidase-related enzyme (This protein belongs to a clade of uncharacterized proteins related to peroxidases such as the alkylhydroperoxidase AhpD.): MNRISWLAVPDDTTAPEGVQKLHAKARANLGFVPNVFRAQALNPGTFLAWWNDFNTLVNREGHLCSADRELLAVVVSGLNRCVYCAVSHGAALREYSGDPQLADTVAVNWRHATLSAQQAALCAYAEKLTLTPAHMTEEDLHALREAGLNDHAILEATQVIGMFNMTNRVSSALGFTPNEEYHHRGR, from the coding sequence ATGAACCGAATCTCCTGGCTGGCCGTCCCCGACGACACGACCGCGCCCGAAGGCGTGCAGAAACTCCACGCGAAAGCCAGAGCGAACCTCGGGTTCGTGCCCAACGTGTTCCGCGCGCAGGCCCTGAACCCGGGCACGTTCCTGGCGTGGTGGAACGACTTCAACACCCTGGTCAACCGCGAGGGGCACCTGTGCAGCGCCGACCGGGAACTGCTGGCCGTGGTCGTCAGCGGCCTGAACCGCTGCGTGTACTGCGCCGTCTCCCACGGCGCGGCCCTGCGCGAATACAGCGGCGACCCACAGCTGGCCGACACGGTCGCCGTGAACTGGCGCCACGCTACCCTCAGTGCCCAGCAGGCAGCGCTGTGCGCCTACGCGGAGAAACTCACCCTGACGCCCGCCCACATGACCGAAGAGGACCTGCACGCCCTCCGCGAGGCGGGCCTGAACGACCACGCCATCCTGGAAGCCACGCAGGTCATCGGGATGTTCAACATGACCAACCGCGTCAGCAGCGCCCTGGGCTTCACCCCCAACGAGGAATACCACCACAGGGGCCGCTGA
- a CDS encoding MBL fold metallo-hydrolase: MNVEVRPLYANVFLLSTPAGRLLVDSGALSHAPRFAQLLRAFRPDALLLTHAHVDHAGNAFLAARAGVPVLAHPLEHPALLGQAHDLPYPAGFPGLGRVISRAHPKLRSVQAALPGQDVMGWRVVHLPGHTPGQIGLLREGVLIAGDAVVGGADGAHLPRAAYNHDHAQALRTLKGLLDLDLREVWPGHGGRLTPGQLRARAERDG; this comes from the coding sequence GTGAATGTGGAAGTCCGGCCTCTGTACGCGAACGTGTTCCTGCTGAGCACCCCGGCGGGGCGGTTGCTGGTGGACAGCGGCGCCCTGTCCCACGCGCCGCGGTTCGCTCAGCTGCTTCGGGCGTTCCGGCCGGACGCGCTGCTGCTGACGCACGCGCACGTGGACCACGCCGGGAACGCGTTCCTGGCCGCGCGGGCGGGCGTGCCCGTGCTGGCGCACCCGCTGGAGCACCCGGCGCTGCTGGGGCAGGCGCACGACCTGCCGTACCCGGCGGGCTTTCCGGGCCTGGGCCGCGTGATCTCCCGCGCTCACCCGAAGCTGCGGTCCGTGCAGGCCGCGCTGCCGGGGCAGGATGTGATGGGCTGGCGGGTCGTGCACCTGCCAGGGCACACGCCGGGGCAGATCGGGCTGCTGCGGGAGGGGGTGCTGATCGCCGGGGATGCCGTCGTGGGCGGCGCGGACGGCGCGCACCTGCCCCGCGCGGCGTACAACCACGACCACGCGCAGGCACTGAGGACCTTGAAGGGCCTGCTGGACCTCGACCTGCGCGAGGTCTGGCCCGGACACGGGGGCCGCCTCACGCCGGGGCAGCTGCGCGCCCGCGCTGAGCGGGACGGTTGA
- a CDS encoding BMP family ABC transporter substrate-binding protein has product MKKALLAVLPLSLALLSTAASPAAQAQQTGKLKACFIYVGPVGDIGWSYAHDEARKKTEKALPWLETKYVESVPEGQATPVIDRLVKDNCKVIFTTSFGFMDQTLDAAKKYPNVIFAHASGFKRAPNMATYMADFYQIYYLNGMMAAAVSKTDKLGYVAAFPVPELKRHISAFAMGARAVNPKATVSVKWINAWFDPNKAREAAEALISEGAGALAFTEDTATVVQTAAARKIPSFAHYSPMYKFAPDYVVSGQLVHWEKIYIDFLTKVRTGTYTTKNLQKVDYWNLLRGGSVELGAQDGMAINPKWIPALKARTITVAGKKTTVYDRVMALKADMEKGGKFDPFTGPLKDRNGILRVPAGKVASIADLNNMAWVAQGVTGQVADEPKK; this is encoded by the coding sequence ATGAAGAAAGCACTCCTCGCTGTCCTGCCCCTGTCCCTGGCACTCCTGAGCACCGCCGCCAGCCCCGCCGCGCAGGCCCAGCAGACCGGCAAACTCAAGGCCTGCTTCATCTACGTCGGCCCGGTCGGCGACATCGGCTGGAGCTACGCCCACGACGAGGCCCGCAAGAAGACCGAGAAGGCCCTCCCCTGGCTGGAAACGAAGTACGTGGAAAGCGTGCCCGAGGGACAGGCGACGCCCGTCATCGACCGGCTGGTCAAGGACAACTGCAAGGTGATCTTCACCACCAGCTTCGGCTTCATGGACCAGACGCTGGACGCCGCCAAGAAGTACCCGAACGTGATCTTCGCGCACGCCAGCGGCTTCAAACGCGCCCCGAACATGGCGACGTACATGGCGGACTTCTACCAGATCTACTACCTGAACGGCATGATGGCCGCCGCCGTCAGCAAGACCGACAAGCTCGGGTACGTCGCCGCGTTCCCCGTCCCGGAACTCAAGCGGCACATCAGCGCCTTCGCCATGGGCGCCCGCGCCGTGAACCCCAAGGCGACCGTCAGTGTCAAGTGGATCAACGCATGGTTCGACCCCAACAAGGCCCGTGAAGCCGCCGAAGCCCTGATCAGCGAGGGCGCAGGCGCCCTGGCCTTCACGGAGGACACCGCGACCGTCGTGCAGACCGCCGCCGCGCGCAAGATCCCCTCCTTCGCGCACTACTCCCCCATGTACAAGTTCGCGCCCGACTACGTCGTCAGCGGCCAGCTGGTCCACTGGGAGAAGATCTACATCGACTTCCTGACCAAGGTCCGCACCGGCACCTACACCACCAAGAACCTCCAGAAAGTCGACTACTGGAACCTGCTGCGCGGCGGCAGCGTCGAACTGGGCGCGCAGGACGGCATGGCCATCAACCCCAAATGGATCCCCGCGCTGAAAGCCAGGACCATCACCGTCGCCGGCAAGAAGACCACCGTGTACGACCGCGTCATGGCCCTCAAGGCCGACATGGAGAAGGGCGGCAAGTTCGACCCCTTCACCGGCCCCCTCAAGGACCGCAACGGCATCCTGCGCGTCCCCGCCGGGAAGGTCGCCAGCATCGCCGACCTGAACAACATGGCCTGGGTCGCCCAGGGCGTCACCGGCCAGGTCGCCGACGAACCCAAGAAGTAA
- the msrP gene encoding protein-methionine-sulfoxide reductase catalytic subunit MsrP: protein MSDHPTPPDHADPDSGERRILTPGTPNPRREFLRSAALFTATAGALGGGLELLTRRPGGPGSAEAQGAAFTRPTRPLGPYDTSEAVTPYAQATSYNNFYEFGLDKSDPARLAASLKTRPWTVRIDGEVRKPMTVDIDTLQGWFPLEDRVYRMRCVEGWSMVMPWLGFPLAALIRRMEPTGKAKYVQFTALLDPKQFPGQRQPVLKWPYVEGLRLDEALHPLAFMAVGLDGRVLPGQNGAPLRLAVPWKYGFKSIKSVVRITLTEKQPQTTWALAAPQEYGFYANVNPAVPHPRWSQATERRIGELGRRKTLPFNGYAEQVAGLYKGMDLRRFF from the coding sequence ATGAGCGATCACCCCACCCCGCCCGACCACGCCGACCCGGACTCCGGCGAGCGCCGCATCCTGACGCCCGGCACCCCCAACCCCCGCCGGGAGTTCCTGCGCAGCGCCGCCCTGTTCACCGCCACCGCGGGCGCGCTGGGCGGCGGCCTGGAACTCCTCACCCGCCGCCCGGGCGGACCTGGCAGCGCCGAAGCGCAGGGCGCGGCCTTCACCCGCCCCACCCGGCCACTCGGGCCGTACGACACCAGCGAGGCCGTCACGCCCTACGCGCAGGCCACCTCGTACAACAACTTCTACGAGTTCGGGCTGGACAAGAGCGACCCCGCCCGCCTGGCCGCCAGCCTCAAGACCCGCCCCTGGACCGTCCGGATCGACGGCGAGGTCCGCAAGCCCATGACGGTGGATATCGACACGCTGCAGGGCTGGTTCCCGCTGGAGGACCGCGTGTACCGCATGCGCTGCGTGGAGGGCTGGAGCATGGTCATGCCCTGGCTGGGCTTCCCGCTCGCCGCGCTGATCCGCCGCATGGAACCCACGGGCAAGGCGAAGTACGTGCAGTTCACCGCGCTGCTGGACCCCAAGCAGTTCCCCGGTCAGCGCCAGCCGGTCCTGAAATGGCCGTACGTGGAGGGCCTGCGCCTGGACGAGGCGCTGCACCCCCTGGCGTTCATGGCGGTCGGCCTGGACGGGCGGGTGCTGCCCGGTCAGAACGGCGCGCCGTTGCGACTGGCCGTGCCGTGGAAGTACGGCTTCAAGAGCATCAAGAGCGTCGTGCGGATCACCCTGACCGAGAAGCAACCCCAGACCACCTGGGCGCTGGCCGCCCCGCAGGAGTACGGCTTCTACGCGAACGTGAACCCGGCCGTGCCGCACCCCCGCTGGAGTCAGGCGACCGAACGGCGCATCGGTGAACTGGGCCGCCGCAAGACCCTGCCGTTCAACGGGTACGCCGAGCAGGTCGCGGGCCTGTACAAGGGCATGGACCTGCGGCGGTTCTTCTGA
- a CDS encoding sulfite oxidase heme-binding subunit YedZ, with product MAPRRRPSLGWLVPAVTVGGLIPAAVLIADALSGQLGANPIQRATLQTGLLTLALLVLSLACTPLRLLTGWTWPARIRKALGLLAFGYAVLHFLIYLLDHSFDLTLMAEDVLKRPFITAGFTALLLLVPLALTSTPRAVKRLGFQRWTRLHQLAYVAVSLGALHYYWGVKKDHTQPLIYAAVIAALFAVRLLRRPRSGRQGRAARP from the coding sequence ATTGCGCCCCGCCGCCGCCCGTCACTGGGCTGGCTGGTCCCGGCGGTCACGGTAGGCGGCCTGATCCCGGCCGCCGTCCTGATCGCCGACGCCCTGAGCGGGCAGCTGGGCGCGAACCCCATCCAGCGCGCCACCCTGCAGACCGGACTGCTCACGCTGGCGCTGCTCGTGCTGTCGCTGGCCTGCACGCCGCTGCGCCTGCTGACCGGCTGGACGTGGCCCGCCCGCATCCGCAAGGCGCTGGGCCTGCTCGCCTTCGGGTACGCCGTCCTGCACTTCCTGATCTACCTGCTGGACCATTCCTTCGACCTGACCCTGATGGCCGAGGACGTCCTGAAACGCCCGTTCATCACCGCCGGGTTCACCGCGTTGCTGCTGCTCGTGCCCCTGGCACTGACCAGCACGCCCCGCGCCGTGAAACGCCTGGGCTTCCAGCGCTGGACCCGCCTGCATCAGCTCGCGTATGTGGCCGTCAGCCTGGGCGCCCTGCACTACTACTGGGGTGTGAAGAAGGACCACACCCAGCCGCTGATCTACGCCGCCGTGATCGCCGCGCTGTTCGCCGTGCGCCTACTCCGCCGTCCCAGGTCGGGCCGACAGGGGCGCGCCGCCCGTCCGTGA
- a CDS encoding fasciclin domain-containing protein, with protein MKKHTGLLTLSLMLATPALAGGAGAPAAPRPAAACKSIAQIVTTDPNFSTLATAVEAAGLTQTLMSGQYTVFAPTNAAFAKMPSDALAAALNDPTLLRAILLYHVVPGKVTAKQVMNMTSAKTAQGGSVLISTMNGKVMIDNATVTKADVMACNGIVHVVDTVLMPAMAVAAADQMAGTTDSGAMDTTVTDTTVTVTTPAAPATDVTVIPVTPVGTTTTTTTTTTTETTTETTAVMGSSTVYDMVISDERFSTLRDLLSDAELTDLLINNEYTVFAPTNDAFAAVDADTLALIASDPDTLKAVLTYHVLPGKITPDQVGAATQLSSAQGASLNFRMDGSTQMVNDAMVDGMPIEASNGYIYAINQVLLPPDLVLPTPVAEATVTTTTTTVTMTLPMAQSGANITEVLSQPQYSTLLSLVQRAGLVDALMAGDVTIFAPTNDAFAKVPQATLDMLMADMDKLKQVLLFHVVTGRVVDDGLNVAQLRSMEGSSIDLMMNGDMYMVGVRSGDMINGGMFNSRADAGGSVIYPIDSVMLPPTLK; from the coding sequence ATGAAAAAGCACACTGGTCTGCTCACCCTGAGCCTGATGCTCGCCACTCCCGCACTCGCCGGTGGGGCCGGCGCCCCCGCTGCCCCCCGCCCCGCCGCGGCCTGCAAGAGCATCGCGCAGATCGTCACCACGGACCCCAACTTCAGCACGCTGGCCACCGCCGTCGAGGCCGCCGGGCTGACCCAGACGCTCATGAGCGGTCAGTACACCGTCTTCGCCCCTACCAACGCCGCCTTCGCGAAGATGCCCAGCGACGCGCTGGCCGCCGCGCTGAACGACCCCACCCTGCTGCGCGCGATCCTGCTGTACCACGTCGTCCCCGGCAAGGTCACCGCCAAACAGGTCATGAACATGACCTCCGCGAAGACCGCGCAGGGCGGCAGCGTCCTGATCAGCACCATGAACGGCAAGGTCATGATCGACAACGCCACCGTCACCAAGGCCGACGTGATGGCCTGTAACGGCATCGTGCATGTCGTGGACACCGTCCTGATGCCCGCCATGGCCGTGGCCGCCGCCGACCAGATGGCAGGCACGACCGACAGTGGCGCCATGGACACCACCGTCACGGATACCACCGTCACGGTCACCACCCCGGCCGCGCCCGCCACCGACGTGACCGTCATCCCGGTCACGCCAGTCGGCACGACGACCACGACCACCACCACGACCACGACGGAAACCACCACTGAGACCACGGCCGTCATGGGCAGCAGCACCGTGTACGACATGGTGATCAGCGACGAGCGCTTCAGCACGCTGCGCGACCTGCTCAGCGACGCCGAACTGACCGACCTGCTCATCAACAACGAGTACACCGTCTTCGCCCCCACCAACGACGCCTTCGCCGCCGTGGACGCCGACACCCTGGCCCTGATCGCCAGCGACCCCGACACCCTGAAAGCCGTCCTGACTTACCACGTCCTCCCCGGCAAGATCACGCCCGATCAGGTCGGCGCCGCCACGCAGCTCAGCAGCGCCCAGGGCGCCAGCCTGAACTTCCGCATGGACGGCAGCACCCAGATGGTCAACGACGCCATGGTGGACGGCATGCCCATCGAGGCCAGCAACGGCTACATCTACGCGATCAACCAGGTGCTCCTGCCGCCCGATCTGGTCCTGCCGACCCCGGTCGCCGAGGCCACCGTCACGACGACCACCACGACCGTCACCATGACCCTCCCCATGGCGCAGTCCGGCGCGAACATCACCGAGGTCCTGTCCCAGCCGCAGTACAGCACCCTGCTGAGCCTCGTGCAGCGCGCCGGTCTGGTCGACGCTCTCATGGCGGGCGACGTGACGATCTTCGCGCCCACCAACGACGCCTTCGCGAAGGTTCCCCAGGCGACGCTGGACATGCTGATGGCCGACATGGACAAACTCAAGCAGGTCCTGCTGTTCCACGTCGTCACGGGCCGCGTGGTGGACGACGGCCTGAACGTCGCGCAGCTCCGCTCCATGGAAGGCAGCAGCATTGACCTGATGATGAACGGCGACATGTACATGGTCGGCGTGCGCAGCGGCGACATGATCAACGGCGGGATGTTCAACAGCCGCGCCGACGCGGGCGGCAGCGTCATCTACCCCATCGACAGCGTCATGCTCCCCCCCACCCTGAAGTAA